The Spirosoma radiotolerans genome has a window encoding:
- a CDS encoding SdrD B-like domain-containing protein — translation MIQLYRFVALLAVFTCIGTAHAQVKGVVFRDFDLNGVRSDTLPIELGVAGVIVRAFVDLSKVPIQTTTDAQGNYAFSAVDVPAGRPVRIEFANLPTGDYNGPAGKGSGTSVQFIKAPAVNVNVGINYPADYCQPKGVRLVVPCYVNGNTQSTTDANGNPVPDDKQAAKADVLVDIAYQASGVAGASNFPPVHLASGNQIGAVWALAYQRRSRKMFSAAVVKRHMSFGALGSGGMYVTDMTTQTTSNFLDVRALGIDTGNDPHSGIFGDKTQASTDPDAMHAVGRQSFGGMDMSEDDKTIYFINLNDRKLYSVFVNSPAVAPTSPEAVKSWSIPDPGCSNSDFRPWALKVYHGKIYVGVVCSAETSQRQSDLKATIYRFDPNEAAPTFTEVLSFPLDFRRGAADLTTDPLNPDNTCAKYDHWLPWTDAWPTPCGLGNTPKFVMYPQPILTDLEFDDDGSMLIGFMDRFGNLSGVANHDPQGNDFYDGFTGGDLLRAYFNNGTYALEKNGQSGPLTGSGVGNGEGPVDASNVGGEFFGNDKWFFMDHEAHAEVTNGSLSFIPGYAEVMTSAFDPITDVYRSGGVKVFNTQTGRTNRDYVLYTLDSVPGSFGKASGLGDIKALCDPASVEIGNRVWFDDNRDGIQDAYEPGIDGLVLTLHDMEKGGTLIAAQTTHDGGQFYFNNSTVPGGLQYDHKYEIRMDTIQLPTLDITLAGVKPLASAGGRLAARSAGARQGLTSQQRYYILSPANRGGFPDSDLRDSDANLVGGSAVIAVTSLNAGQNDFTNDLSIYSCPELRNERDTISLCPGVKLDSIAAVGTHLCRVDSVRFVSFSSPQSGTAMYGSGGVVLGTVLPDMATGRAVLKNPLMNTSGGSSNQYIYAIIYPMPENPACRQSSATVIRILPALVAQATGGVLTCSQPSVTLAGAAQYRDGSPATQVTYNWSGPNGFTASIQNPVVSLAGTYTLTVSDPACPASFTTATAVVTSNTIVPMLSTSVVAKLCPTCTATISASAPGASLIWTGPNGFTSVNVQIDVQVDGLYSVTATGSNGCFATAQVSVVPSFCPSLSSGVSSVSLCAGSQLDSLVSVSQYLSAGESIRFVMFSSPQSGTAMYGSGGVVLGTVSPNAATGRAVLVNPALNTTNTTGSVLSQYIYSIVFPTPAQGQCRQSSQTIVQILPSLVAKAMSGVLTCSQPSVTLVGSAQFADGSPAAKATYSWSGPNGFGSSVASPTVLLAGSYTLTVSDPACPANQSSDLAVVQADTIRPDLTAFGAALGCVGCSATLFAEAPGATLLWTGPNGFTSTEAEPVVTVPGEYTVTATGINGCRVSLTVDLSPVDQDPCADRRPTCIPFTIKRIK, via the coding sequence ATGATACAACTTTACCGATTTGTAGCCTTGTTGGCTGTTTTTACTTGTATTGGAACGGCGCATGCGCAAGTTAAAGGCGTAGTCTTTCGGGACTTTGACCTAAATGGCGTTCGATCTGATACATTACCCATCGAGCTTGGTGTTGCTGGTGTAATCGTCCGTGCATTCGTTGACTTGAGTAAGGTACCCATTCAGACGACGACCGATGCGCAGGGTAATTATGCTTTCAGTGCTGTCGATGTTCCGGCGGGAAGGCCGGTACGGATCGAATTCGCTAACCTGCCGACCGGCGATTACAACGGTCCTGCTGGTAAGGGCAGCGGGACAAGTGTGCAGTTCATAAAAGCACCCGCCGTCAATGTAAATGTCGGCATCAATTATCCCGCCGACTACTGCCAGCCGAAGGGGGTGCGGTTGGTCGTTCCCTGCTATGTCAATGGAAATACGCAGAGTACGACGGATGCGAATGGAAACCCCGTTCCCGACGATAAACAGGCGGCTAAGGCAGATGTGCTGGTCGATATCGCTTATCAGGCGAGTGGCGTGGCAGGAGCCTCTAATTTTCCACCGGTTCATCTGGCGTCTGGTAATCAGATCGGCGCTGTCTGGGCGTTGGCTTACCAGCGTCGAAGCAGAAAAATGTTTAGTGCAGCCGTCGTCAAACGGCATATGAGCTTTGGGGCCCTTGGTTCAGGCGGGATGTATGTCACAGACATGACCACACAAACAACCTCGAATTTTTTGGATGTCAGGGCGCTGGGCATTGATACGGGCAACGATCCTCATAGTGGTATTTTCGGTGATAAAACCCAGGCCAGCACCGATCCGGACGCTATGCACGCCGTAGGGCGACAGAGTTTCGGGGGGATGGATATGTCGGAAGATGACAAAACCATTTACTTCATCAACCTCAATGACCGGAAACTATACAGCGTTTTTGTCAATTCGCCAGCCGTGGCTCCTACGTCACCAGAAGCCGTGAAATCGTGGTCAATTCCTGATCCTGGCTGTTCGAATAGCGATTTTCGGCCCTGGGCGCTTAAAGTATATCATGGTAAAATTTATGTGGGTGTAGTTTGCTCGGCCGAAACGTCGCAACGACAGAGCGACCTGAAAGCAACAATTTATCGGTTTGACCCGAACGAAGCGGCACCCACGTTTACCGAAGTATTATCCTTCCCGCTTGATTTTCGCCGGGGGGCGGCCGATTTGACCACCGATCCGCTGAACCCGGATAATACGTGTGCTAAATACGATCATTGGTTGCCCTGGACCGATGCCTGGCCAACCCCATGTGGCCTGGGTAACACCCCGAAGTTCGTTATGTATCCGCAGCCCATTCTGACAGATTTGGAATTTGATGATGATGGGTCTATGCTCATTGGCTTTATGGATCGGTTTGGCAATCTTTCTGGCGTAGCCAACCACGATCCGCAGGGAAACGACTTTTATGATGGTTTCACTGGGGGAGATCTGTTGCGGGCCTATTTTAATAACGGAACGTATGCATTGGAAAAAAATGGTCAATCAGGCCCATTGACAGGTAGTGGTGTGGGAAATGGCGAAGGGCCAGTGGATGCCAGCAATGTGGGCGGTGAGTTCTTCGGCAATGACAAATGGTTCTTTATGGATCATGAAGCCCATGCCGAAGTAACCAATGGCTCCCTGTCGTTTATCCCTGGCTACGCCGAAGTAATGACATCCGCTTTTGATCCCATCACTGATGTCTACCGGTCAGGGGGAGTGAAAGTATTTAATACGCAAACCGGACGTACTAACCGGGACTATGTCCTATATACGCTGGATAGCGTGCCTGGTTCCTTCGGAAAAGCCAGTGGTTTGGGCGACATAAAAGCGCTATGCGATCCGGCTAGTGTCGAAATTGGAAACCGGGTGTGGTTTGACGATAACCGGGATGGCATTCAGGACGCTTACGAACCGGGTATCGATGGGCTTGTGCTGACGCTGCACGATATGGAAAAGGGTGGTACCCTGATTGCTGCCCAAACGACCCACGACGGTGGCCAGTTCTATTTCAACAACAGTACCGTACCCGGCGGCCTCCAGTATGACCATAAGTACGAGATACGAATGGATACGATCCAACTACCGACGTTGGATATTACCCTGGCAGGGGTCAAACCGCTTGCATCGGCGGGTGGGCGGCTGGCGGCCCGGTCGGCGGGTGCCCGGCAAGGACTCACTAGCCAGCAACGGTACTATATACTATCACCAGCTAACCGGGGAGGTTTTCCAGATTCTGATCTGCGCGACTCCGATGCCAATCTGGTTGGTGGTTCGGCCGTCATTGCTGTAACAAGCCTCAATGCTGGTCAAAATGATTTTACCAATGACCTTTCGATCTATTCGTGTCCCGAACTCAGAAATGAAAGAGATACCATTTCACTCTGTCCGGGCGTAAAACTCGATTCAATTGCCGCTGTAGGAACGCACCTGTGCCGGGTTGATTCCGTTCGGTTTGTCTCGTTCAGCAGTCCCCAGTCGGGGACGGCCATGTATGGGAGTGGGGGCGTAGTGCTGGGTACTGTATTACCTGATATGGCCACAGGCCGGGCTGTGTTAAAAAATCCACTTATGAACACGTCGGGCGGGTCGTCCAATCAATACATCTACGCCATTATCTACCCAATGCCTGAGAATCCTGCTTGCCGCCAATCGTCGGCCACCGTGATTCGCATCCTGCCCGCGCTGGTGGCCCAGGCAACGGGTGGCGTGCTGACTTGCTCTCAACCCTCAGTAACGCTGGCGGGTGCGGCCCAGTATAGAGATGGCTCGCCGGCAACGCAGGTTACGTATAACTGGAGTGGCCCCAATGGATTCACCGCTTCGATTCAGAATCCAGTCGTTTCTCTAGCGGGTACGTATACGCTGACGGTGAGCGATCCGGCCTGCCCCGCCAGTTTCACCACGGCTACGGCGGTGGTCACCTCCAACACAATCGTGCCTATGTTGAGCACCTCCGTGGTGGCTAAACTCTGCCCCACCTGTACGGCTACCATCTCGGCCAGTGCTCCGGGTGCCAGCCTCATCTGGACGGGTCCCAACGGCTTCACTTCGGTCAATGTGCAGATCGACGTGCAGGTCGATGGGTTGTACAGTGTGACGGCCACGGGCAGCAATGGCTGCTTTGCGACGGCTCAGGTTAGCGTCGTACCCAGCTTCTGTCCCAGCCTGAGCAGTGGCGTATCATCAGTGTCGCTTTGCGCGGGCAGTCAACTCGACTCACTGGTGTCGGTAAGTCAATACCTGAGTGCAGGTGAATCCATCCGGTTTGTGATGTTCAGCAGTCCCCAGTCGGGGACGGCCATGTATGGAAGCGGGGGTGTAGTGCTGGGCACGGTGTCACCGAATGCTGCTACGGGCCGGGCTGTGCTGGTAAATCCAGCCCTGAATACGACCAACACCACAGGTAGCGTTTTGAGTCAGTATATCTATAGCATCGTGTTTCCTACTCCTGCTCAAGGGCAGTGTCGGCAGTCGTCGCAAACCATTGTTCAGATTTTACCTTCCTTGGTGGCTAAAGCTATGAGTGGCGTGCTGACCTGTTCCCAACCTTCGGTAACGTTGGTGGGCTCGGCTCAGTTTGCAGATGGATCACCAGCTGCCAAGGCCACGTATAGCTGGAGCGGGCCGAATGGGTTCGGTAGTTCGGTTGCTTCGCCCACCGTCTTGCTGGCGGGTAGTTATACGCTGACGGTGAGCGACCCGGCCTGCCCTGCTAATCAGTCGTCAGACCTGGCCGTAGTACAGGCCGATACGATCCGACCAGACTTGACAGCCTTTGGGGCTGCTTTAGGCTGCGTTGGTTGTAGTGCAACGCTTTTTGCCGAAGCGCCGGGCGCCACATTGCTTTGGACCGGGCCAAATGGATTTACCAGTACAGAGGCTGAACCTGTCGTCACGGTTCCTGGTGAATACACCGTTACGGCAACAGGAATAAATGGTTGTCGTGTTTCTTTAACGGTTGACTTATCTCCCGTCGATCAGGACCCCTGTGCCGATAGACGGCCTACTTGTATACCTTTCACAATCAAGCGCATAAAATAG
- a CDS encoding LytR/AlgR family response regulator transcription factor — protein MNSNLYPTPLVAMPAGALKMYVRTSGHLDLPVSDLMFLQATGNYSWLYWKDGQRMLMPRTLKYYVPQLPDNWFVRLHRNCIVNLHYIDRMERADPDKGGLVHLRSGAVLPVSRRRWFAVRRMLSKYAKSN, from the coding sequence ATGAATTCAAACCTCTACCCTACTCCCCTGGTTGCCATGCCCGCAGGCGCCCTGAAAATGTATGTACGAACTAGCGGGCATCTTGACCTTCCGGTATCCGATCTTATGTTTTTGCAGGCTACGGGCAATTATAGCTGGCTTTACTGGAAGGACGGGCAACGTATGCTAATGCCACGTACATTAAAATATTACGTGCCTCAGCTGCCTGATAACTGGTTTGTTCGCCTGCATCGCAACTGCATTGTCAATCTTCATTATATAGATCGGATGGAACGCGCTGACCCCGATAAGGGAGGGCTGGTTCACTTACGATCGGGGGCCGTTCTGCCCGTATCCCGTCGCCGTTGGTTTGCCGTTCGGCGGATGTTATCGAAGTACGCCAAATCTAATTAG
- a CDS encoding efflux RND transporter permease subunit, which produces MNAFIRNVVGFSLKNRFFIFFMTIGLIIAGVASYLTTPLEAFPDVTNTQIIVVTEWNGRSAEEIERFVTVPIEIGMNSVQRKTSVRSVTMFGLSVIKIIFEDDVDDFFARQQVNNQLRSVSLPDGVAPDVQPPYGPTGEIFRFTLASPNRDSRELLTLHNWVIDRQLRSVPGVADVVAFGGREKSYEIRVNPTQLAKYDITPLEVYQAVTRSNINVGGDVIERNGQAYVVRGIGLLTSITDIENLIIEDLGSNPVLIKNVAEVAESNLPRVGQVGLNNDDDVVEGIVVMRKNENPSEVLERVKAKIDDLNTRILPSDVKLVTFYDRDNLISFCTKTVLHNLTEGIILVTVIVFLFMADWRTTVIVSIVIPLALLFAFMCLKLRGMSANLLSMGAVDFGIIVDGAVVMVEGIFVTLDHQAHRVGMPRFNRMAKLGLIKKTGGELGKAVFFSKLIIITALLPIFSFQKVEGKMFSPLAWTLGFALLGALLFTLTLVPVLCSILLKKDIREKNNPLVNFFDRTVMAGFNWCFSRRRLSLVASIAFMAMTFFSSTLLGSEFLPTLNEGALWVTAEMPMSMSLPESIKMARSIRQDLQTFPEVKQILSQTGRSNDGTDPNGFYFCQFQVDLQPKSSWKRTITVDDLIEEMDARLKSYQGVNYNYSQPIIDNVAEAVAGFKASNGIKIFGNDLDELEKYANRVTAAIRDVPGVKDVGILRNVGQPEISVLFDDRKMALYGVSTADAQSVIEMAIGGKTASILYEGERKFDIRVRYGEDYRRTGDDIMRLMVPTLRGDKIPLREIATLREITGPAFVYRDNNKRFVGVKFSVRERDLGSTVAEAQQRVDEAIKDLPKGYGIDWTGEFENQVRATGRLGQVVPISLATIFVILFILFGSAKDAGLVLLNVPFALIGGILALHITGMNFGISAGVGFIALFGICVQNGVILISVFNNNRKAHMPLDQAIREGVRSRIRPVVMTALMAAIGLLPAAVSTGIGSETQKPLAIVVIGGLITATILTLLIFPIIYRMFNRKHHALTI; this is translated from the coding sequence ATGAATGCTTTCATCCGTAACGTAGTGGGTTTTTCGTTGAAGAACCGCTTTTTTATCTTTTTCATGACCATTGGCCTCATCATTGCCGGTGTCGCCAGTTACCTCACCACGCCACTCGAGGCCTTTCCCGATGTCACAAACACCCAGATTATTGTCGTAACGGAGTGGAATGGCCGCTCTGCCGAAGAAATTGAGCGCTTCGTGACGGTGCCCATCGAAATTGGGATGAACTCCGTACAGCGCAAAACCAGCGTTCGCTCCGTTACCATGTTTGGGCTGAGTGTTATCAAGATTATTTTTGAGGATGACGTTGACGATTTTTTCGCCCGCCAGCAGGTCAATAACCAGCTTCGTTCGGTATCGCTGCCCGATGGTGTGGCTCCCGACGTGCAGCCCCCCTACGGTCCCACCGGCGAAATCTTTCGGTTCACGCTGGCATCGCCCAACCGCGACAGTCGCGAACTGCTCACCCTGCATAACTGGGTCATTGACCGGCAGCTCCGCAGTGTGCCGGGCGTGGCCGATGTAGTCGCGTTCGGTGGTCGGGAAAAAAGTTATGAGATTCGGGTCAATCCGACCCAACTGGCCAAATATGACATCACGCCCCTGGAAGTTTATCAGGCCGTCACGCGCAGCAACATCAACGTGGGGGGCGATGTCATTGAGCGGAACGGACAGGCTTATGTCGTGCGGGGTATCGGGTTGTTAACCTCCATTACCGACATTGAAAACCTGATCATTGAGGATTTAGGCAGTAACCCCGTGCTCATCAAAAACGTGGCCGAAGTAGCTGAATCGAACCTGCCACGCGTAGGTCAGGTAGGCCTGAACAACGACGATGACGTAGTGGAAGGGATTGTGGTGATGCGCAAAAACGAAAATCCCAGCGAAGTGCTGGAGCGCGTCAAAGCCAAAATTGACGACCTCAATACGCGCATTTTACCCTCCGATGTCAAGTTGGTTACTTTCTATGACCGCGACAACCTGATTTCGTTCTGCACCAAAACTGTACTTCATAACCTGACCGAAGGTATAATTCTGGTGACGGTCATTGTGTTTCTGTTCATGGCCGACTGGCGCACAACCGTCATTGTGTCGATTGTTATTCCACTGGCCTTGCTGTTTGCCTTCATGTGTCTCAAACTACGGGGCATGTCAGCGAACCTGCTCTCCATGGGTGCCGTCGATTTTGGCATCATCGTCGATGGCGCCGTGGTCATGGTCGAGGGAATTTTTGTGACGCTCGACCACCAGGCGCATCGAGTCGGCATGCCCCGATTTAACCGCATGGCCAAGTTGGGCCTGATCAAAAAAACCGGGGGTGAGTTAGGCAAAGCCGTTTTCTTCTCCAAGCTGATCATCATTACGGCCTTACTGCCCATTTTCTCGTTCCAGAAAGTGGAAGGAAAAATGTTTTCGCCCTTGGCCTGGACATTAGGTTTTGCTCTGTTGGGTGCCTTACTGTTCACCCTCACGCTGGTTCCGGTTTTATGTTCAATCCTGCTCAAAAAAGACATTAGGGAGAAGAATAACCCATTGGTTAACTTCTTTGACCGCACTGTAATGGCTGGTTTTAACTGGTGCTTTTCCCGTCGGCGGCTAAGTTTAGTGGCCAGCATAGCTTTCATGGCGATGACCTTCTTCTCGTCAACGTTACTAGGCTCAGAATTCCTGCCGACTCTCAACGAAGGCGCCCTGTGGGTAACGGCCGAAATGCCGATGAGCATGTCGCTGCCCGAAAGTATCAAGATGGCTCGCTCGATACGGCAAGACCTGCAAACATTTCCGGAGGTAAAGCAAATCCTCTCGCAAACGGGCCGCTCTAATGACGGCACTGACCCCAATGGATTCTATTTCTGCCAGTTCCAGGTCGACCTTCAGCCCAAGTCGTCCTGGAAACGGACCATTACGGTTGATGATTTGATTGAAGAGATGGACGCTCGCCTAAAGAGTTACCAGGGCGTTAATTACAATTACTCTCAACCAATCATTGATAATGTTGCCGAAGCGGTAGCCGGGTTTAAGGCCAGCAATGGGATCAAGATTTTTGGTAACGACCTGGACGAACTTGAAAAATACGCCAATCGGGTAACGGCGGCCATCCGTGATGTGCCGGGCGTAAAAGACGTGGGTATTCTGCGAAACGTTGGCCAGCCCGAAATCAGCGTGTTGTTCGACGACCGAAAAATGGCGCTGTATGGCGTATCGACGGCTGATGCTCAATCCGTTATTGAAATGGCCATTGGCGGCAAAACGGCGTCTATTTTATACGAGGGCGAACGCAAATTCGATATTCGAGTTCGTTATGGCGAAGATTACCGGCGTACAGGCGACGACATCATGCGGCTTATGGTACCAACGCTGCGCGGGGATAAGATACCGCTGCGCGAAATTGCTACATTACGGGAAATTACAGGCCCTGCCTTCGTCTACCGGGATAATAACAAACGGTTTGTTGGTGTGAAGTTCTCGGTGCGGGAGCGCGACCTTGGCAGTACCGTTGCCGAAGCCCAGCAACGGGTCGATGAAGCCATCAAGGATCTACCTAAAGGGTATGGTATTGACTGGACTGGCGAGTTTGAAAACCAGGTCCGGGCAACCGGCCGATTAGGGCAAGTTGTGCCCATCAGTCTGGCTACCATTTTTGTTATCCTGTTCATTCTGTTTGGGAGCGCTAAAGATGCGGGGCTTGTGTTGCTCAATGTTCCGTTCGCCCTCATCGGGGGTATTCTGGCGTTGCACATAACCGGTATGAACTTTGGCATTTCGGCGGGGGTAGGCTTCATTGCCCTGTTCGGTATTTGTGTACAGAACGGCGTTATTCTGATCTCGGTTTTCAATAACAACCGCAAAGCGCATATGCCGCTCGATCAGGCCATTCGGGAGGGTGTCCGTTCACGCATTCGGCCGGTGGTTATGACGGCATTGATGGCGGCCATTGGCCTGTTGCCAGCGGCTGTTTCGACCGGCATTGGTTCGGAAACTCAGAAACCACTCGCTATCGTCGTTATTGGTGGTCTCATTACGGCTACGATTCTGACGCTGCTTATCTTCCCGATCATCTACCGGATGTTCAACCGCAAGCATCACGCACTAACGATTTAA
- a CDS encoding M12 family metallopeptidase, with protein MKANFYLTIPYAFAATLVSCSQDPAEKAPGTLTPISHLSRPEEAFPNQRGTLQSAYLDGQKITYQLIGDQAVFESDILLSPDNLQERNDVHMDGTGRAKASSRWPNKIIYYAIDPALPNQTRVKDAIAHWEANTPIRFVQRTTQRGYVLFRVGSGCSSNVGFSGSQQYINLGSNCTTGNTIHEIGHTIGLWHEHSRVDRDAYVTINTANITTGYESDFQTYTQRGLDGFDYQGGLDFGSIMLYGSYDFSKNGQPTMTKKDGSTFASQRVSLSTTDIKTIRYMYP; from the coding sequence ATGAAAGCTAATTTTTACCTTACCATTCCTTATGCTTTTGCAGCTACATTAGTTAGCTGCTCACAAGATCCAGCCGAAAAAGCGCCGGGCACTCTGACACCCATTTCGCACCTGTCAAGGCCCGAAGAAGCTTTTCCCAACCAGCGGGGAACCCTGCAAAGCGCCTACCTCGATGGGCAAAAAATAACTTATCAGCTTATTGGCGATCAAGCTGTGTTTGAGAGTGATATACTTTTATCTCCAGACAACTTGCAGGAACGAAATGACGTGCATATGGATGGCACCGGACGGGCAAAAGCCTCATCTCGTTGGCCGAACAAAATCATTTATTACGCTATTGATCCCGCACTTCCGAATCAGACACGCGTAAAAGATGCCATCGCTCACTGGGAAGCTAACACCCCCATCCGATTCGTTCAACGCACAACACAACGTGGGTATGTGCTCTTTCGGGTAGGTTCTGGCTGTTCATCGAACGTGGGATTTTCAGGCAGCCAGCAGTACATAAACCTGGGCAGCAATTGTACTACTGGAAATACCATCCACGAAATTGGCCATACTATCGGGCTCTGGCATGAACATTCCCGTGTTGACCGGGATGCATACGTGACCATTAACACAGCCAACATAACAACCGGGTACGAGTCTGATTTTCAAACGTATACGCAACGGGGACTGGATGGATTTGATTATCAGGGCGGACTTGATTTCGGGTCAATTATGCTATACGGCTCGTATGACTTCTCTAAGAATGGCCAGCCTACAATGACTAAAAAGGATGGCTCAACGTTTGCAAGCCAGCGCGTTAGCCTGTCAACAACGGATATCAAAACAATCAGGTATATGTACCCGTAG
- a CDS encoding YpdA family putative bacillithiol disulfide reductase: protein MQTYDVIIVGGGPCGLAAGIEAAKAGLSHLILEMGSLTESIRQYPRRMRFFSTAENIEIGGLPFAISDVKAGRDEALQYYRKAAAYYHLNFELFKEVWAVRKEADWFVVTTTAGEHFQARKVIMATGYFTRPRWLNIPGENLPHVSHYYDEPFKYSFTNVVIIGGSNSAVEAALELYRHDVHITVVHRGDDFRSTVKYWLVPDVKNRVKEGKIKTAFNACVTQIKEKSVLINDLKTGTETELPADFVLVLTGYIPDADLLRRCGIELDPVTQVPTYNKENFETTVPGLYVCGTVMAGIYTEKVFIENGREHAQAIIDHIMGREVHKVAELIQRI from the coding sequence ATGCAAACATACGATGTCATTATTGTTGGCGGAGGGCCCTGTGGGCTGGCGGCTGGCATTGAAGCGGCTAAAGCAGGACTAAGTCATTTAATTCTGGAGATGGGCAGCCTGACTGAGTCCATTCGGCAATATCCACGTCGTATGCGCTTCTTTTCAACCGCCGAAAATATTGAAATTGGTGGTCTACCGTTTGCTATTTCAGACGTAAAGGCCGGTCGCGATGAAGCCCTTCAGTACTACCGAAAAGCAGCGGCCTATTATCACCTGAACTTCGAATTGTTTAAGGAAGTCTGGGCTGTGCGGAAAGAAGCCGATTGGTTTGTGGTGACAACCACGGCTGGCGAGCACTTTCAGGCGCGGAAAGTCATTATGGCAACGGGTTACTTTACCCGGCCTCGCTGGCTTAACATTCCCGGCGAAAACCTGCCGCACGTATCCCACTATTACGACGAGCCGTTCAAGTATTCATTTACCAATGTAGTGATCATTGGTGGGTCGAATTCGGCGGTCGAAGCGGCTTTGGAGTTATACCGGCATGATGTGCACATAACGGTGGTGCATCGGGGCGATGACTTCCGCAGCACGGTGAAATACTGGCTGGTTCCGGACGTGAAAAATCGGGTGAAAGAAGGGAAGATAAAAACAGCTTTTAACGCCTGCGTGACCCAGATCAAGGAGAAATCCGTACTGATTAATGATTTAAAAACGGGTACAGAAACCGAACTTCCGGCTGATTTTGTCCTGGTTTTAACCGGGTATATTCCTGATGCAGACCTGTTACGCCGGTGCGGCATTGAGCTTGATCCGGTTACACAGGTGCCAACCTATAATAAGGAAAACTTCGAGACTACGGTGCCTGGCCTATACGTATGCGGTACGGTTATGGCGGGCATCTATACCGAAAAGGTGTTTATCGAAAACGGCCGCGAACATGCGCAGGCCATTATCGACCACATCATGGGCCGCGAAGTGCATAAGGTGGCCGAGTTGATTCAACGCATTTAA